In the genome of Ptychodera flava strain L36383 chromosome 13, AS_Pfla_20210202, whole genome shotgun sequence, one region contains:
- the LOC139148014 gene encoding chloride channel protein C-like — protein sequence MSYAKLDANTTMSNHGKSGDDIGSGGVHADAEEAGVRYRPSRQNQRHEDEAGWTTIESEEPTGFFAKGRDYESAYVNHRYTKEERNVLATYESVDYLPPHSQAYKNWLRKQPARLDWDRWVMMGLIGFTVGIIGFLMHQCIDIISDFKWDTAEEYIKDGNVLKAWGFVLMYSLLFVLAASLPVVYLRPAASGSGIPELIGYLNGTLVRHIFNIKTLAVKIWSCICAVGSGMPVGPEGPMIHIGALVGAGLSQFKSDTLGVRLPYFTRFRNSEDRRNFISAGAAAGVASAFGAPIGGLLFSMEEVSSFWNLKLSWMTFFACIISTFTTDLFDSAFTAFHYTGNFGMFSAEKNIMFQVRKGLDVNILLFIPTVILGIIGGLLGGLFVFLNLKLARLRRLVMKKLRRTWCQNIAKFVEPCIIIIIFATVTVFLPAAFHCSPFSCYYQGQKSATQQFSPRCLNQPTNIQPEPTVRQYSCQDGTTIDDCPCVCDDKPVISTNQTCLWSNATFNELATLMFVTGESAIGHLFSRDTHLEFGYASLCTMLVLYYPMACWTAGTAMSTGLVVPMLLIGGLYGRLVGLAMVSIFGVQTDENPYWAWMDPGALALIGSASFFGGVSRLTMSLTVIMMEITNDIQFLLPIMVAIVVAKWVGDFFTHAIYHSILEFKCIPFLDHEPIIYDNNHKAVNLELHYTRSAMVSPVIVVHTRESVSQLAHLLRDTVHGGFPVVRSNESGDKLFLGLITRTELCVLLRNEDIFETADEPSDDEPQVTAVEYQQLTSDKVPGEMDQILETLCSDPKYQGLYINLAPYYNQSAPCVEDNFSLHRTYIIYRTMGLRHLTVVDRRNQVVGMLTRKDLMGFRLEETLAAHIAETQTLNEPTVEMASMDA from the exons ATGTCGTATGCAAAGCTTGATGCAAACACG ACCATGTCGAACCACGGGAAAAGTGGTGACGACATTGGTTCAGGGGGCGTTCACGCCGATGCCGAAGAGGCCGGTGTGCGCTATCGGCCGTCCAGACAGAATCAGCGACATGAAGATGAAGCCGGTTGGACTACGATCGAATCGGAGGAGCCGACCGGATTTTTTGCCAAGGGAAGGGATTACGAAAGTGCCTACGTGAATCACAGATATACTAAAGAGGAACGCAATGTGTTGGCAACGTACGAGAGTGTTGACTATTTGCCACCTCACAGCCAAGCGTACAAGAACTGGCTCAGGAAGCAACCGGCAAG GCTGGATTGGGATAGATGGGTTATGATGGGTCTAATAGGTTTCACCgttggaataattggatttcTGATGCATCAGTGCATCGACATTATTTCAGATTTTAAATGGGATACAGCTGAAGAATATATCAAG GATGGGAATGTTCTGAAGGCCTGGGGATTTGTATTGATGTACAGTTTACTTTTTGTGCTAGCTGCTTCTCTGCCTGTTGTC TACTTGAGGCCGGCAGCATCCGGATCAGGCATTCCAGAACTGATTGGATACCTCAATGGAACCCTTGTCAGACACATTTTTAACATCAAGACACTTGCTGTCAAAATATGGTCATGTATCTGTGCTGTGGGCAGTGGAATGCCTGTGGGACCCGAAGGACCCATGATACATATTGG TGCATTGGTCGGGGCTGGTCTAAGTCAATTCAAGTCAGATACTCTTGGGGTCAGACTGCCATATTTTACAAGATTTCGAAACTCTGAAGATAG GCGGAATTTTATTTCTGCCGGTGCTGCAGCTGGAGTTGCCTCGGCATTCGGTGCTCCCATTGGCGGCTTGCTCTTCTCCATGGAGGAAGTGTCGTCGTTTTGGAATCTCAAGCTCTCCTGGATGACTTTCTTTGCCTGCATCATCTCCACATTCACCACTGATCTCTTCGACTCGGCGTTCACCGCGTTTCATTACACGGGCAACTTTGGCATGTTCAGTGCTGAGAAAAATATCATGTTCCAG GTCCGAAAAGGTCTGGATGTGAACATCTTGCTTTTCATACCCACTGTCATCCTTGGAATCATAGGTGGTCTCCTAGGTGGACTTTTCGTGTTTCTGAATTTGAAACTGGCTCGGCTCCGACGGCTAGTGATGAAGAAACTGAGACGAACTTGGTGTCAGAATATTGCGAAGTTTGTTGAACCTTGTATCATTATT ATAATCTTTGCAACAGTGACAGTTTTTTTACCAGCTGCCTTTCACTGCAGTCCATTCTCCTGCTACTACCAGGGCCAAAAATCAGC AACTCAGCAGTTCAGTCCACGCTGTTTGAACCAGCCGACAAATATACAACCAGAACCCACTGTCAGACAGTACAGCTGCCAGGACGGAACAACCATCGATGACTGCCCGTGTGTTTGTGATGATAAACCTGTAATTTCCACCAATCAAACCTGTTTATGGTCCAATGCAACTTTCAATGAAT TGGCGACTCTGATGTTTGTGACCGGGGAGTCAGCAATAGGACACCTGTTTTCGAGAGATACCCACTTGGAGTTTGGCTATGCCTCCCTGTGTACCATGCTGGTGTTGTACTATCCCATGGCGTGTTGGACTGCGGGTACTGCCATGTCCACAGGATTGGTGGTGCCTATGCT TTTGATTGGTGGGCTGTACGGCCGTCTTGTTGGGCTGGCCATGGTATCAATATTTGGCGTACAGACTGATGAGAACCCATACTGGGCTTGGATGGACCCCGGTGCGCTGGCTCTGATTGGTTCTGCATCTTTCTTTGGTGGTGTATCAAGATTGACGATGTCCCTCactgtcattatg ATGGAAATCACCAATGACATCCAGTTCCTGCTGCCAATCATGGTTGCCATTGTGGTTGCTAAGTGGGTTGGTGATTTCTTTACTCATGCCATCTACCATTCAATACTGGAGTTCAAGTGCATACCATTCCTTGACCATGAACCCATCATCTACGACAACAACCACAAGGC TGTGAATCTTGAACTTCACTATACCAGAAGTGCCATGGTGTCGCCAGTCATAGTCGTTCACACCAGGGAAAGTGTGAGTCAGCTGGCGCACCTGCTCAGAGACACTGTCCATGGCGGGTTTCCGGTGGTGAGGAGCAATGAAAGCGGGGACAAGCTGTTCTTGGGTTTGATAACAAGGACGGAGCTCTGCGTTCTGCTCAGGAATGAGGATATATTCGAGACTGCTGATGAGCCGAGCGATGATGAACCCCAAGTAACGGCTGTGGAATATCAACAG CTGACTTCTGATAAGGTACCAGGTGAGATGGACCAGATTCTGGAGACACTATGCTCAGACCCCAAGTACCAAGGCCTTTACATCAACCTG GCACCATACTACAACCAGTCAGCTCCTTGCGTGGAGGACAATTTCTCTCTTCACCGTACTTACATCATCTACCGTACCATGGGCCTTCGTCATCTGACCGTGGTTGACAGACGGAACCAAGTCGTCGGCATGCTGACGAGGAAGGACTTGATGGGCTTCAGACTTGAAGAAACCCTGGCTGCCCACATCGCTGAAACTCAAACTCTCAATGAACCTACAGTGGAGATGGCCTCGATGGATGCATAG
- the LOC139148013 gene encoding leucine-rich repeat-containing protein 69-like, protein MADTLLLRALKGQPKNLSLTNKELATVPRVIGKLQCLSGLNLKNNKITSLPKELGFLTHLTVLNLGNNLLAELPEPLGSLHSLETLHLFHNQITTLNTKVLGGLRNLILLNLNNNKLKALPAGINKLTKLQSLSVDRNMLTTLPSELCALSELHELHAAHNQISMLPLEMGFLVNLRKLYLQQNRIKELPEGVGKLYKLQIIDIAANDLRIFPTELNKLPLRELYSEENPLLQQLPVHSIQEEEILSLKEIVARYILKELKDRWSYLRKAIRHYPNVKDMLAQASKCALCGESFLNTWLECVRFVDAHKELKTNNATGTIPVRALLCSYKCFNTPGHEFYGVAFP, encoded by the exons ATGGCGGACACACTGTTGCTTCGCGCTCTGAAGGGCCAACCAAAAAACCTTAGTTTGACGAATAAGGAGTTAGCTACAGTTCCACGAGTGATAGGCAAGCTGCAGTGTTTGAGTGGTTTGAATTTGAAGAACAACAAAATCACAAGCCTGCCAAAGGAACTGGGATTTCTCACACAC TTAACAGTACTTAATCTTGGTAACAACCTACTAGCAGAATTGCCAGAGCCATTAGGAAGTCTTCACAGCCTCGAAACGTTGCATCTTTTCCATAATCAAATCACGACGTTAAATACGAAAGTTTTAG GTGGACTCAGAAACCTGATATTGTTGAATCTTAATAACAACAAACTGAAGGCACTCCCAGCTGGAATAAACAA ATTAACAAAGCTGCAATCTCTGAGTGTGGACAGAAACATGTTGACGACACTGCCATCAGAATTGTGTGCTCTCAGTGAGCTGCATGAGCTGCATGCAGCCCACAACCAGATCTCCATGTTGCCGCTAGAAATGGGCTTCCTTGTCAACCTACGGAAACTCTACCTCCAACAGAACAGAATAAAAGAACTTCCGGAGGGAGTGGGaaaattgtacaaattacaaatcATAGATATAGCAGCCAATGACCTCAGGATATTTCCAACAGAG TTGAATAAGCTGCCCCTGCGGGAATTGTACAGTGAGGAGAATCCACTCCTGCAGCAACTACCCGTACACTCCATCCAGGAAGAAGAAATATTGTCTCTGAAG GAAATAGTTGCAAGATATATTTTGAAAGAGCTCAAAGATAG GTGGTCTTACCTGAGGAAGGCCATCCGACACTATCCCAATGTGAAAGACATGCTAGCCCAGGCCAGTAAATGTGCTCTGTGTGGAGAGTCGTTTCTCAACACCTGGCTGGAATGTGTCAGGTTTGTGGACGCCCACAAG GAATTGAAAACCAATAATGCAACTGGAACGATTCCAGTCAGAGCTCTACTGTGTTCCTACAAATGTTTCAACACCCCTGGTCACGAATTCTATGGAGTAGCCTTCCCATAA